A window of Acidimicrobiia bacterium genomic DNA:
GGGGCAAATCGTACACGTGGGTTCACCGCTAAGAGGTTAGCGACCTGCCTTCCAATTGACCCCACCTGCTTACCTCGGGTCTGACCCCAGGTAAGCAGGTCAGGAGGCGAGGAGGCGGGCAAGGGCGCTGGTCAGCCCATCTAAACGGTCGGCGGTTTGGCGATAAACGTCTATCGGCTCACCCCATGGGTCGGGAATTTCATCAGCTAAGCGACCGGTGGTCATGTATCCACCTCGCGCTTCATGCAAAGAAGCCACCCAGAGTTTTGCCGAATTCTCCCCTACTGGCCCTCGTGCCCCAGCCAAGCGGATTAACTCACCAGCCAAAAACGTACGGGGTCGAGCGTCTTGGTCGAGGGCCACAATAGTTGCCTCATGGCGGCGGGTCATGGCCACAATCAAGTCAGCAGACCCCACCATTTCTATGGTCAGCGAGCAAGACAAGTGGCCTTGCAAGTCGACACCTCGTTGTTCCAAAACGTTGACCGCCAAATCAGTCGCTGGGTCGCCTGTTGCGGCTTCGGTGCCGGCCGAAACTACCGAAAGGTCGAGCCCCGCATCGTTTGCTTTGTGCGCCAGTAAGGCCTGGCCCATAGCCGAGCGACAGACGTTACCGGTGCAAACAAAAAGAACTTCCATAAATGTTTAAGCCAAGCCCGCTTTAAGTGCAGCAAAGATTTTTTGTTGTGCTGCTGCAGCGGTTGGCACCAAAGCAACAAAACTCATAAACCCATGAATAAGCCCGTCGAAGCATTCCACTTCGCATGCTGTACCCGCACCAGATAACGCCTCTGCGTAGGCCAAGCCTTCGTCACACAACGGGTCATATTGCGCAACTGTTACGTGAGCGGGCGGCAACCCAGCCAAACTGTCGGCTCGCAGTGGTGCGGCGTAAGGGTCGTCAACAAATTTTTGCTGCCCCACATAATGTTCATAGAACCAATGCATGGCCTCGCGGGTAAGCAGGGGGCCTTCTGCGTTGGCGATCATCGAGGGCCAACGGTCGCTGTCCATATCTACCGCTGGGTAGATCAGTGATTGAAAAGCAAGCGCCGGGCCGTCTTTATCTCGAGCCATCAAAGCCACCACAGCAGCCAGATTGCCGCCTGCGCTATCACCGGCCACCGCCAAACGTTGCGCATCTACTCTCAAAGTGTCGGCGTGGTCTGCCACCCAGCAAGTAGCGGCATAGCAGTCGTCGGCCGCCGCCGGGTAAGGGTACTCAGGGGCCAATCGGTAGTCCACAGCGACCACTACCGCACCGGTTTCGTTAGCCATGGCTCGCACCAGCGCATCGTGGGTTTCAAGATTGCCAATCACCCAGCCACCGCCGTGGAAAAACATGATGACCGGAGACAAGTCGTTCGTTTCCTCTGGGCGGTAAATACGCACGGAGATTTCACCCCGTGGGCCGGGAATGTTGAGGTTTTCTGTCAAAGCAACCGCCGGGCCGTTGGGGTCGGCCATCAGTTCATAATTGGCGCGCATCATTTCTGGGGTGACCAGGCTGAGGTCTTCGCCCGAAGAGGGCAGCAAAGCCAGCAGGGGTTCAAGGGCCGGGTCCAAAGGCATCAGGTTCTCGTTTCTACGCTTCGGCTGCGAGGCGATCGTTTTCGCTTTGATATTGCGGGGTATCAACTCGTTCTCGTCGGGTGTCGCCCTCGGCCGAAACCACGCCGTTGTTTAACCCGCTTGAGGCCGCCGATTTCCACGACCGGTCTTCGCTCCAACGCACGCCGGTGTCAACAATGGTGCCGGGGGTTTCGATGGCTGCTCCGAGGGTCAAGGCTTTACGCAACAAGTCCAACTGAAACTCGCGATCGCCGGGCCGGCCTGCGGTATGACCCAAAGGCATTTCTACATAGGCGGCCCGTGGCGGGTTGGCCGAAGCGGTAATGCTGTAAGCGGCAGTCAAGGTGAGGGTGGGGACTCCCACCGCTTCAAGTGCTCGTGCGACCAGACTCACGGTCTGGTGACACACCGGTCAAACGGGTACGAATAGTGCCAAGTCAATATCTTCCGCTAGAGCTTCAACGGCGTCAAGAATGGCCGGGGTGAGTTCCTCTTCGGCTCGTCGTACCGAATAAATACCGCCCATAAAAGCTATGGATTGCGAGGCCAGCGCTCCAATAAACCCTTCATCAACAAGGTCGTTGAGGCGGTCCAGGGGGAACACAATGTTGGGGTCGGCTCGGGCCGGTTCGAGGTCGTAAGCAAAATGCGTTACCCGCACATCAGAAGCTGGCTGATTGCTGGGCAATAGGCGAATCCCGGTGTCGTCTTTCCAATGGAATGCCACCTGACCGCGGTTGTAGCCGCCCCCTGAACCCAAAAGAGCCACCGTTGACTCTGCCAAAGGGCGGGTTATGGGTGTCCACGGCGGCATGTCGGGCCGTTCGGCCCACAAGTAAGGCGAGTAACCCAGCGAGTCGTATTGTTCGCGAGTTCGGGCGATGTAATCAACTGGTGCATCGGGAGCGTTCATTGGCCCATTGTTTCACGTTCGAAGCCCGAAGGCGAACCAGCCGACAAAACAGAGAGTATTTACTTTGAGAGTAACTACTCCTATACTTAAACGATGTCCTCCCAACCCGCCACCTACCGCGTCGACGCCTTGGCTTCCGCCGCCGGACTCAGCGTCGACACCGTGCGCTATTACCAACGCCGCGGCCTCCTTGACCCACCGCAACGCATCGCCCGCCACAGCGAATACACCCCTCAGCATCTCGAACGACTCCAAGAAATTCGCCAACTGGCCGCCGCCGGCCTGACCCTCAACCAAATTGCCGACCTAGCCGCCGGTCAAGCAAACGAAGTGCGACCCCTCACCCAAAGCGCCGCCTTGAGCCGCACCGAAGTAGCCGACCAAGCCGGTGTTCCCGAAAGCCTGGTCGCCCTGCTCTGCGACAACGGTTTACTCCAACCCACCGTGGTAGCGAGCCAACCTCGCTTTTCCCAAAGTGCAGTAGCCATGGTCAAAGCTGGGTTAGCCATCAGCAACGCCGGGGTCCCCCTCGACCAGCTCGTCGCCCTCGCTGCCGACCACGCCGCCAACATTGACGACATCGTGGACCAAGCCATCACCCTCTTTGACCACCACATCAAAACCCCCGCCGACTCCGACGAAGACCTGGTAGCCATCATCCACACCCTGCTCCCGGCAGTCACCCGACTCATTGCTCAACACTTCCACCGCACGCTAGTAAGCCACGCCCTAGCCCGAGCCGACGATGGCCAACGCCACGCCCTAGCCGAAGCCTTGCAATCCGTAAACCCAGAACAGTTAGTAGTGACCAGCCAATGGCACTAGCCGCTCAACCCCTCCCCCACTCGAATCACATTGCCACCACGGTGGCCCTCGACTCAGGCCCCGCCACCGATCCCTTGGCCTGGCTCAGCAGCGCCCCAGCCGACGCAGCCCACTGGTACTGGGAAATACCCGACGACGATATTTCTTGGGTGGGCCTCGGCCAAGCCCAGGTTCAACAAGTAAGTGGTCAGTCCCGTTTTGACCAGGCCGCCCAATTTGCCCACCAAACATTTGCCAACCTCACCGTAAACGCCCCAACCGGTGCACCCGCTCCCCGGTTAGCCGCCGGTTTTTCGTTTGACGACCACGGAAACCAAGGCCCCTGGGCACCTTTGGGAGCCGGACTCATTGTTTTGCCCGCCGTGCAAGTGCTTCGCCACAAAGGAAAAACCTGGCTCACCACCATTGACAAAACAGCCGAACTGCTCCCCACCCAACCCGCTCCGGCCCCCGACCCACTCCCCGACGTTGACCCCGCCCACTGGTCAAACGAAGCCAGCCGCCGGCATTACCGCAACTTGGTCAGCACCGCATTAAACATCATCGAAGGCGGAAGCATCTCTAAAGCCGTGCCCTGCCGATCACTCGCCGTGCCCCACCGCCCCGACCTCGGACGATTGTTGTCCACGCTGCGCCACACCTACCCCGCTTGCGCCACCTTTTGCGTAGGTCAAGGCGCCACCAACTTCGTCGGCGCCACCCCCGAACGTTTGGCTGCTGTCAAAGACCAGCGCCTCTTTACCGCAGCCCTCGCAGGGTCTGCGCCGCGTCACCCCGCTCCCGCCACCGACGCCGCTCTCGGCCAAGGCCTCATGACCAGCCCAAAAGAGCGGGCCGAACACTCCGTGGTGGTCGATGCCGTAGATGCCTCGCTTCGCCAACTTGAAATAAACCCCCAACACCCCGAGCACCCCGAGTTACTTCGCCTGCACGGCATTCAACACCTGTACACCCCCATTGAAGCCGACCTCGACGCAGGCACCGGCTTGCTTGACATCGTTGGCGCCTTGCACCCCACCCCTGCAGTTTCCGGCCACCCCGTAGCCCCTTCAGCGTCACTACGAGCCCAACACGAAGAGATGGATCGCGGCTGGTTCGCTAGCCCCTTGGGCTGGTTTGACCAAGCAGGCCAAGGAGAATTTCGCGTTGCTTTACGTTCCGCCTTGCTGACCGAAAACGGCACCACGCTGTACGCCGGAGCAGGCGTTGTCAAAGGCTCAGACCCCGACCGAGAACTTTTAGAAACCGACATGAAACTCCAAGCCATGCTGGCCCCCATCGTCGCTACTGCGAGCAACAAATGACTGCCTCAAATCCCTTAGCCGTCCACGCCAGCCTGCGAGCATTTTTTGCCCAACTGGTGGCCAGCGGGGTACAACACGTCGCCTTGTCTCCTGGGTCACGCTCCACCCCGCTTACCGTGGCTGCCGACCAAACCCCCGGGCTAGACGTCTCGATCCACCTAGATGAGCGGGCGGGCAGTTTTTTTGCATTGGGTTTAGCACGAGCCACCAAACAGCCGGTTGCCTTGGTTTGCACTTCTGGCACGGCGGCCGCCAACTACCTTCCGGCAGTTATTGAGGCCTTTCATAGCGGTGTGCCGTTGTTGGTTCTTACCGCTGACCGGCCGCCAGAACTTCAAAGCCGAGGCGCTCCTCAAACCATTGACCAAGTTGAACTCTTTGGCACCCATGTGCGCTGGTTTCACCAGCCAGCCGTGGCCGGCACCGAACACCCCAGCGAAGCCGTTGCTTTGGCGGCGGCCGCGGTGCAACTGGCCACTCAGGAAACTCCCGGCCCGGTGCATCTGAACTGGCCGCTACGCGAACCCCTAGAGCCCCCACCCGAAGAACCCGAGCCAGTGGCCTTGTTAACCACCCCGCCGGCCCAGGTCCACCCTTGCCCGCCTTTGCCAAACTGCCCTCACGGGCTTTTGGTCGTTGGTCCCCTTGACCTTGATACCCAAGAAAAAGAAGCAATTGCCGCCTTGGCTCAGGCAACCGGGTGGCCAATAATTGCCGACCCGGCATCGAGCCTGCGCCACGGCCCGCACACCAATAAGGCTTTAGTGTTATCGGCCAGCGAACACATTTTTCGTTCGGCCTGGGCCGACCAACACGCCCCAGAGGTAGTGGTGCAACTCGGTGCTTTGCCGACCTCTAAGGCTTACCGTCTTTGGTTAGACCGCACCCGGCCCGCTCAGATCATCACCGTAGACCACGCGGGTCGCCACCCCGACCCGCTGCTTCTGGTGACCGAACGCATTGATTTAGCACCCGCAGATTGGGCCGCCCGAGTGACTGTGGCTCACACCAAAGACCTCTCTTGGTCTCAGGCTTGGCAAGAGGCTGAACGCACTGCGGTCGCTGCGGTTGCCGATCTCTCCGCTCACGCCCCCTTCAGTAACCCCGCGGTGGTTGAAGTTCTCGGAGCACAATTGTCAGCGCAGACCGCTTTGGTGGTGGGAAACTCCATGCCTATTCGTGACCTTGATGCTTTTCTGCCCACTGGCCCAAAGCCCTTGCAGGTTTACGCTAATCGAGGCACCAACGGTATTGATGGGCAAGTTTCTACCGCTCTCGGGGTGGCGGCCGGTCATGAAGAATCAACGGTTTTTTTCACCGGGGACCTCACCTTGTTGCACGACCTCAGTGGCTGGTCAGCGGCCCGGCGCTTAGGCGTTGACCTCACCGTGGTGGTGGTTGACAACAACGGGGGTGGCATTTTTTCTTTCTTACCTATTGCTGGCCAAAACCATGTCGATCATCGCCGTTTGTTCCACACCCCACACGACCTTGACCTCGCTCATTTGGCACCCTTAGTGGGGGCCAACTATCACCGGATTTCTCACCGTCAAGGACTCGAAGAAGCCCTCGCTATGTCTCTAGGTCACCCCGGGTTGCACCTCATTCATGTGCTCGTTGATGCTGTCGACAATATTGACCTTCACCGAAAAGCCTCCGCGGCGGCCGTGGAGGCTCTAGACCGATGAGCAATCCTCTGTGTTTTACGGCCACCGGTGAAGGCCCCCCGTTGGTTCTGCTCCATGGGTTTACCGGTGATGCCTCCACGCTTCGTTCGTTAAGTCATGCGCTGGCTGATCGGTTTACTGTTTATTCTGTTGATCTGCCTGGCCATGGTCGTACTGGCCATTTAAGCGATATTGGCCTCTACGATTTTTTGGCCACGGTTGATCTTTTGGCCGATTTTTTTGAGGAAAGAAACCTCAATGCGGCGGCCGTGTTGGGGTACTCCATGGGGGGCCGTTTGGCGTTGGCACTTAGCCTCAACTATCCGCATTTGGTAAGCCAGTTGATGCTCATTGGAGCCTCGGCGGGGCTGGCTTCGCAGAGCGAACGTTTGGCCCGACGACAGGCTGATAGTTCCTTGGCCGACGAACTTCTCGAAGACGGTTTACCGGCCTTTGTGGATCGTTGGATGGCCCAACCACTTTTTGCGTCGCAACAGGGGTTAGCGGCCGATGTTTTGGCGGCCGCTCGGCAGCAACGATTGGCCAATGACCCCGTTGGTTTGGCGGCCAGTTTGTGTGGAGCGGGCACCGGGGCGCAGCCTTCTTTGTGGGGGCGCCTGTCGGAGATATCGGCATCTACCTTGCTGCTAGTAGGTGAGCAAGACACTAAGTTTCGGCGCCTGGCCATGCGGTTGAGTACCGGGTTAAGCCAAAGCGAGACCGTGGTTATTGCCCAAGCAGGTCACGCAGTCCACGTAGAAAACTCGCAGGCCACCGTTGCTGCTTTACAAGAGTTTTTGAGCACCAACCATGACTGAGGTCACCCGGGTTGAGATAACTCGACATGTTTTGTCGTACTGCTCTCCCATCGTCACCGCACACGGTCAACTACTTCAACGACCGGTCGTTGTGGTAGCGCTAAGCGATGATCAGGGAAATACGGGGTTCGGCGAGGCCGCCCCTTTAAATGGTTTCACTACAGAAAACATTGACCAATCGGAAGCAGCTATTCGGCAGTGGTTTTCTGCGGATCAACCAGAAGGCCCACCAGATTTGCCCACTGCTCGGGCTGCCATCGATGGCGCTTTTTTTGATCTTCACGCTCAGCAGCGTGGCCTTTCTTTACACCAGCACCTCAACTCAGAAAGCCCAAGTCGCCTGCCGGTGGCTGCCCTCATTACCGGCTCCTCAACAGACGCCCTTGTTGAACAGGCTTTACAGAGGCAGGCGGAGGGTTTCGCTACGTTAAAAATAAAAGTAGGTGCTGGTTCGTTTGCGGTGGACCTTGAGCGGGTGGCTGCCGTGCGCTCGGCGGTTGGGGGGCGCATGGCTTTGCGCCTTGACGCCAACGGCGCTTGGTGCCCCGATGAAGCCCTTCGCAACATAGAGAAATTGTTTCCCTTTTCCCTTGAGTTTATTGAAGAGCCCACCGCTGGGTTAGCGGGGCTAGCCAAGGTACGCAAAGGGGCTGTCTTTCCGATAGCGGTGGATGAAAGCGCCGGCGACTTAGCTGGCCTCCGTCGAGCCATCGACCTGGGCTCTGGCGATTTTTTCATTCTTAAACCTTCGGCCATTGGTGGCCTTGTGGTTGCCGAGCAAGCGGCCACCATGGCTGCTCAAGCGGGCCTCGGCGTGGTGGTCACCTCGCTGCTTGAAAGCTCGCACGGCATTAAGTTGGCGGCTCATTTTGCTTCGGCCCGGGGCCTTAGCGACCCGGCTCCTGGCCTGGCCACCGCCGAACTCCTTACTCAGGACCTCGGCTGCCCGTCACCAATTAGTAACGGGCATCTATCGCTGACTTAAGGCATGGAGTCTTTTAACGCTGATTTCATGGATTGGCGACCGGTTTCTTCGCCAAACACCACTTCAGATTCTCGAGCGGCCGAAGCAAAAATGCCTTTCGACATGAGCGAACGTTCAGCGGCTCGGCGCTGCCAGTAAATAGCGGCCCGCACCCGGTGCGCTCCTTCGTGCAGAGGCTCAGCGGTAACGGCCATTTCAACCAAGTGGCAAGCCAACTTGAGTTCGCCGGCTTCGGCTAATTCTTGTGCTCGATCGGTAAGCGCTTCGATTGATCCAGACAACTTGACCATTTCAGCGGCCAGTTTGGCTTCTGACGCAGGTTTCAGGTTGGCGGCGTTGCCATCCCACCATCCACCGAATTGGCGGTAGACGTTACGCACCACAAACTCTGGTTCGTCGTATTGGGGCGCTATCCAAGGGCGGTCTTGTAAGTGTTCGGGCAGGGTGACTTGGTGGATAATCGCATCGATGGTGGCTCCCTGGTTCATTAAGTCCAGGGTGGCCCCTGAGAGGTACTCCAACGATTCGGCGATATCTCCCAGCACGGTTTCTACTCGGGCTCGCCCCACAATGGGTAGTCCGTGGGCGGGGTAAACCTTTTCGGCTCCCATGGACAACATTTTTCGCATAGCTTCGGCCCATTCAATGGGGTAGCGCTGTACTTTTTGTGGGTTTCCGGCGTTGGGGAAAATCCAGGTCACAAAGTCCCCGGCGTAGACTGCTTTGTCGGCGGGGTCCCATACCCAGGTGTGATCATCGGTTTCGCCTCTTGCGTGGTGTAATTCCAGTTGGCGGCCACCAATTGACAGGTCTAATTTGTCTCGGTAGGTGAGTTCTGGTTCGGCGACGTCGTCGGGGACAAATTTTCTTTCTTTCACCCCGCCCACTCCGAAGTTCACTAGGGTCCGTACGCCGCCGAATTGTCGCCGGTTGATGATTTGGTTCCACCCGCTGGTTTGGCGGTAACGCTCGAGCCGTGGGGCGACTGCTTCGTGAGCGACCACGGTGGGTTTTTGGTCGCTGCGTTGGGCGGCATCGGCCATAAAAGCGCCGCTGCCTCCCACGTGGTCCATGTGCCCGTGGGTGTAGATGAGGCTATGCAGGGGTTCGTTTGTCCAACCACGCAAGGCGGCTACTACGGCGGTGCCCGACTGCACGCCGCTGGCGTCGATACAAATCAGGCCTTCATCGGTTTTGCGTACCCAGCAGTGAGAGAAAGATTCCACTACTGCCAAACCGTCGTCTATTTCGACGAGTTCTTCGGTGACCCGGTTGTGGGGCGGTTCAGCGCTTCCTGAATCAATTATTCGATTGGAGAGTTCGACGGGGTCTACGGCGGTCATGTGGTTCCTTTAGGTCAGGTGTTGGCGAACCAGTTCTTCGGCTCGTTCTAGGTTTTCGAAGAAAAAGAAATGCGAACCTTCAATGGCCTGGGCGGTGGTGCCAAGTTGCTGGGCTTGTTCTTCAAACCATGCTGGGCTGAGGTCACTGTGCGTTCCGTGCAACACGGTGGTTGAGGTGGTGATGCTGGCCAGTTGGTCAAAGGTTTCTTTGGGCCCGTGGTTGCGGTGTGAGTCAAAAATTAAGGCTTCGGTTTCGGGGTCGCAAGCCAACTCAATTTGGCCGTCGGGGCGGTCAACGAAGCCCCATCGGGCGTAGGCCTCAAGAACCTTTGGGTCTAAAACGTTGAGGGGGCGACGTGCCCCGTAAGAGGCCACCACGGTGGCTCGGTCTTCCCACACGGCACGACGTTTACGGGCCCCAATAGCCAGAGGGTGGGTACCGGTGCCGTAGTCAAAGTGTTGGGCTTCTCGGTCGGGCCCTGAAATCGCTATGGCTTCGATGAGTAACATTTTTTCTACTCGTTGCGGTGCGGCGGCCGCTATTTCGATCGCTACTCCCCCGCCGAGCGAAACACCCAGTAACGAAAAGCTGTCAAGACCTAATTGGTCGGCAATTGCT
This region includes:
- a CDS encoding alpha/beta hydrolase; the encoded protein is MPLDPALEPLLALLPSSGEDLSLVTPEMMRANYELMADPNGPAVALTENLNIPGPRGEISVRIYRPEETNDLSPVIMFFHGGGWVIGNLETHDALVRAMANETGAVVVAVDYRLAPEYPYPAAADDCYAATCWVADHADTLRVDAQRLAVAGDSAGGNLAAVVALMARDKDGPALAFQSLIYPAVDMDSDRWPSMIANAEGPLLTREAMHWFYEHYVGQQKFVDDPYAAPLRADSLAGLPPAHVTVAQYDPLCDEGLAYAEALSGAGTACEVECFDGLIHGFMSFVALVPTAAAAQQKIFAALKAGLA
- the menC gene encoding o-succinylbenzoate synthase, producing the protein MTEVTRVEITRHVLSYCSPIVTAHGQLLQRPVVVVALSDDQGNTGFGEAAPLNGFTTENIDQSEAAIRQWFSADQPEGPPDLPTARAAIDGAFFDLHAQQRGLSLHQHLNSESPSRLPVAALITGSSTDALVEQALQRQAEGFATLKIKVGAGSFAVDLERVAAVRSAVGGRMALRLDANGAWCPDEALRNIEKLFPFSLEFIEEPTAGLAGLAKVRKGAVFPIAVDESAGDLAGLRRAIDLGSGDFFILKPSAIGGLVVAEQAATMAAQAGLGVVVTSLLESSHGIKLAAHFASARGLSDPAPGLATAELLTQDLGCPSPISNGHLSLT
- a CDS encoding isochorismate synthase; translated protein: MALAAQPLPHSNHIATTVALDSGPATDPLAWLSSAPADAAHWYWEIPDDDISWVGLGQAQVQQVSGQSRFDQAAQFAHQTFANLTVNAPTGAPAPRLAAGFSFDDHGNQGPWAPLGAGLIVLPAVQVLRHKGKTWLTTIDKTAELLPTQPAPAPDPLPDVDPAHWSNEASRRHYRNLVSTALNIIEGGSISKAVPCRSLAVPHRPDLGRLLSTLRHTYPACATFCVGQGATNFVGATPERLAAVKDQRLFTAALAGSAPRHPAPATDAALGQGLMTSPKERAEHSVVVDAVDASLRQLEINPQHPEHPELLRLHGIQHLYTPIEADLDAGTGLLDIVGALHPTPAVSGHPVAPSASLRAQHEEMDRGWFASPLGWFDQAGQGEFRVALRSALLTENGTTLYAGAGVVKGSDPDRELLETDMKLQAMLAPIVATASNK
- the menD gene encoding 2-succinyl-5-enolpyruvyl-6-hydroxy-3-cyclohexene-1-carboxylic-acid synthase, with the translated sequence MTASNPLAVHASLRAFFAQLVASGVQHVALSPGSRSTPLTVAADQTPGLDVSIHLDERAGSFFALGLARATKQPVALVCTSGTAAANYLPAVIEAFHSGVPLLVLTADRPPELQSRGAPQTIDQVELFGTHVRWFHQPAVAGTEHPSEAVALAAAAVQLATQETPGPVHLNWPLREPLEPPPEEPEPVALLTTPPAQVHPCPPLPNCPHGLLVVGPLDLDTQEKEAIAALAQATGWPIIADPASSLRHGPHTNKALVLSASEHIFRSAWADQHAPEVVVQLGALPTSKAYRLWLDRTRPAQIITVDHAGRHPDPLLLVTERIDLAPADWAARVTVAHTKDLSWSQAWQEAERTAVAAVADLSAHAPFSNPAVVEVLGAQLSAQTALVVGNSMPIRDLDAFLPTGPKPLQVYANRGTNGIDGQVSTALGVAAGHEESTVFFTGDLTLLHDLSGWSAARRLGVDLTVVVVDNNGGGIFSFLPIAGQNHVDHRRLFHTPHDLDLAHLAPLVGANYHRISHRQGLEEALAMSLGHPGLHLIHVLVDAVDNIDLHRKASAAAVEALDR
- the menH gene encoding 2-succinyl-6-hydroxy-2,4-cyclohexadiene-1-carboxylate synthase, whose translation is MSNPLCFTATGEGPPLVLLHGFTGDASTLRSLSHALADRFTVYSVDLPGHGRTGHLSDIGLYDFLATVDLLADFFEERNLNAAAVLGYSMGGRLALALSLNYPHLVSQLMLIGASAGLASQSERLARRQADSSLADELLEDGLPAFVDRWMAQPLFASQQGLAADVLAAARQQRLANDPVGLAASLCGAGTGAQPSLWGRLSEISASTLLLVGEQDTKFRRLAMRLSTGLSQSETVVIAQAGHAVHVENSQATVAALQEFLSTNHD
- a CDS encoding alpha/beta hydrolase, giving the protein MTEHEPAESQIAHEGLTHAWLDWGGSGQPLIMLHPNGFCAGVYHPIAQRIRDQFRIIGVDLRGQGASEKVTEEALLGNDAMAQDVLAIADQLGLDSFSLLGVSLGGGVAIEIAAAAPQRVEKMLLIEAIAISGPDREAQHFDYGTGTHPLAIGARKRRAVWEDRATVVASYGARRPLNVLDPKVLEAYARWGFVDRPDGQIELACDPETEALIFDSHRNHGPKETFDQLASITTSTTVLHGTHSDLSPAWFEEQAQQLGTTAQAIEGSHFFFFENLERAEELVRQHLT
- a CDS encoding MBL fold metallo-hydrolase encodes the protein MTAVDPVELSNRIIDSGSAEPPHNRVTEELVEIDDGLAVVESFSHCWVRKTDEGLICIDASGVQSGTAVVAALRGWTNEPLHSLIYTHGHMDHVGGSGAFMADAAQRSDQKPTVVAHEAVAPRLERYRQTSGWNQIINRRQFGGVRTLVNFGVGGVKERKFVPDDVAEPELTYRDKLDLSIGGRQLELHHARGETDDHTWVWDPADKAVYAGDFVTWIFPNAGNPQKVQRYPIEWAEAMRKMLSMGAEKVYPAHGLPIVGRARVETVLGDIAESLEYLSGATLDLMNQGATIDAIIHQVTLPEHLQDRPWIAPQYDEPEFVVRNVYRQFGGWWDGNAANLKPASEAKLAAEMVKLSGSIEALTDRAQELAEAGELKLACHLVEMAVTAEPLHEGAHRVRAAIYWQRRAAERSLMSKGIFASAARESEVVFGEETGRQSMKSALKDSMP
- a CDS encoding MerR family transcriptional regulator translates to MSSQPATYRVDALASAAGLSVDTVRYYQRRGLLDPPQRIARHSEYTPQHLERLQEIRQLAAAGLTLNQIADLAAGQANEVRPLTQSAALSRTEVADQAGVPESLVALLCDNGLLQPTVVASQPRFSQSAVAMVKAGLAISNAGVPLDQLVALAADHAANIDDIVDQAITLFDHHIKTPADSDEDLVAIIHTLLPAVTRLIAQHFHRTLVSHALARADDGQRHALAEALQSVNPEQLVVTSQWH